A single Amphiura filiformis chromosome 19, Afil_fr2py, whole genome shotgun sequence DNA region contains:
- the LOC140141103 gene encoding uncharacterized protein, whose amino-acid sequence MLTACLRAMNTRYQWQHLHGRTRQVQLESNNANSFQPYRCIYCRRFYSDFTYYGEHVARHKAKAHRYWFSCQQTEIIPERIHTKVKLHQCKYCDNRFSCPSAHNTHERVHTKEKPYQCKYCEKTFSQSGSKTVHERIHTKEKPYQCKYCEKTFAKPCLKTSHERIHTKEKPYQCKYCDKTFSRADYKTVHERSHTKEKPYQCKYCEKAFSYTGNRTSHERIHTKEKTYKCKYCEKTFSRGGHKTSHERIHTMEKPYKCKYCEKTFSQVGTKIKHERIHSKEKPYQCKYCEKTFSQAGSKIKHERIHTKEKPYQCKYCEKTFSNTSHKTSHERIHTKEKRYQCNYCEKTFSQVGTKYNHERIHSKEKPYQCKYCEKTFSQAGSKTRHERIHTKEKPYQCKYCEKTFSNTSHKTSHERIHTKENPYQCKYCEKTFSQTGNKNKHERIHTTEKLYQCKYCEMTFSQAGDKTRHERIHTKQKTYQCKYCEKTFSQAGGKTGHERIHTKEKPYQCKYCEKTFSQAGSKTRHERIHTNEKLYQCKYCEKTFSQADYKTSHERIHTKESPYQCKYCEKSFSNKDGKTKHERIHTKEKPYQCKYCEKTFSQAGSKNRHERIHIKEKGMLIL is encoded by the exons ATGTTGACAGCCTGCCTCAG AGCCATGAACACTAGATACCAATGGCAGCATTTACATGGCCGGACACGTCAAGTGCAACTTGAGTCAAATAATGCGAATAGCTTTCAACCATACAGATGCATCTACTGTAGACGATTTTACAGTGATTTCACATATTATGGGGAACATGTGGCAAGACATAAAGCGAAAGCACATAGGTACTGGTTCAGCTGTCAACAGACTGAGATTATAcctgaaaggattcataccaaagtgAAACTgcaccaatgtaaatattgcgacAATAGGTTCTCTTGTCCAAGTGCACATAATACACATGAAAgggttcacaccaaagagaaaccataccaatgtaaatattgtgaaaagacgtTCTCACAGTCAGGTagcaagactgtacatgaaaggattcacaccaaagagaaaccataccaatgtaaatattgtgaaaagacttttgCAAAACCATGCCTCAAGACtagccatgaaaggattcacaccaaagaaaaaccataccaatgtaaatattgtgacaagACGTTCTCACGGGCAGATTataagactgtacatgaaaggtcgcacaccaaagagaaaccataccaatgtaaatattgtgaaaaggctTTCTCATATACGGGTAACAGGActagtcatgaaaggattcacaccaaagagaaaacatacaaatgtaaatattgtgagaAGACATTCTCACGAGGAGGTCACAAGACTAGCCATGAAAGAATTCACACCATGGAGAAACCCtacaaatgtaaatattgtgaaaagactttctcacaggTAGGTACCAAgattaaacatgaaaggattcacagtAAAGAAAAgccatatcaatgtaaatattgcgaaaagactttctcacaggCAGGAAGCAAgattaaacatgaaaggattcacaccaaagagaaaccttaccaatgtaaatattgtgaaaagactttctcaaatACAAGTCACAAGACtagccatgaaaggattcacaccaaagaaaaacgaTACCAATGTaattattgtgaaaagactttctcacaggTAGGTACCAAGTAtaaccatgaaaggattcacagtAAAGAAAAgccatatcaatgtaaatattgtgaaaagactttctcacaggCAGGAagcaagactagacatgaaaggattcacaccaaagagaaaccttaccaatgtaaatattgtgaaaagactttctcaaatACAAGTCACAAGActagtcatgaaaggattcacaccaaagaaaacccatatcaatgtaaatattgtgaaaagacgtTTTCACAGACAGGTAACAAGaataaacatgaaaggattcacaccacaGAAAAActataccaatgtaaatattgtgaaatgacGTTTTCACAAGCAGGTGACAaaactagacatgaaaggattcacaccaaacagaaaacataccaatgtaaatattgtgaaaagacatTCTCACAGGCAGGAGGCAAGACtggacatgaaaggattcacaccaaagagaaaccataccaatgtaaatattgtgaaaagactttctcacaggCAGGAagcaagactagacatgaaaggattcacaccaacgAAAAACTATACCAGtgcaaatattgtgaaaagacgtTCTCACAAGCAGACTACAAAACCAGCcacgaaaggattcacaccaaagaaagcccatatcaatgtaaatattgtgaaaagtctTTCTCAAATAAAGATGGcaagactaaacatgaaaggattcacaccaaagaaaaaccatatcaatgtaaatattgtgaaaagacgtTTTCACAGGCAGGAAGCaagaatagacatgaaaggattcacatcaAAGAGAAAGGAATGTTAATATTGTGA
- the LOC140140458 gene encoding uncharacterized protein has protein sequence METEKHVELNRIYIWTNRRSLGTVFLKCLSQIPDSQIVNGLFASCFFYGEDPTSEMPQSTKDRRNREASSHDFSDFPYVYEGESCTYSWAKSQLEGDYPGKRTLICKDLPITLSGKHEFIPKGFRHTFLIRHPYRMFQSLEKSSIGSYFPTSNLYDTINIYYKKQFEYKEQYLVLKYLQDHPELGDPNPVVIDADDLQNHPASILSQYCEAVDLPYTDDLLQWKPGDDIVKQWKISRQLATAGLYHGSGLYKSAMESSQFLPTKKLPERSELSNDVLACVDMGMAYYEKLHSMRTIRP, from the coding sequence ATGGAAACTGAAAAACATGTTGAGTTGAATCGCATTTATATCTGGACTAACAGAAGATCCCTGGGAACGGTATTTCTAAAGTGTCTCAGTCAGATCCCAGATTCCCAAATTGTCAATGGTCTTTTTGCGTCTTGTTTCTTCTATGGAGAAGACCCAACATCAGAAATGCCTCAAAGCACCAAAGACAGGCGCAACAGAGAAGCAAGTAGTCATGATTTCTCAGACTTCCCATATGTTTACGAGGGTGAATCTTGTACGTATTCCTGGGCGAAAAGCCAATTAGAGGGGGACTACCCGGGCAAAAGAACCCTAATCTGCAAAGACCTTCCAATCACTTTGAGCGGAAAGCACGAGTTCATTCCTAAAGGATTTCGTCATACATTCTTAATTCGCCATCCTTATCGAATGTTTCAATCCTTGGAAAAATCTTCTATTGGCAGCTATTTTCCGACGTCCAATCTTTACGATACAATAAATATTTACTACAAGAAGCAGTTTGAGTATAAAGAACAGTATCTTGTTCTGAAATATCTCCAAGACCATCCGGAATTGGGAGATCCAAACCCAGTAGTGATTGACGCCGATGATCTTCAAAATCATCCTGCATCGATCTTGTCTCAGTATTGTGAAGCGGTTGATCTTCCTTATACGGATGATCTTCTACAATGGAAACCAGGTGATGACATAGTTAAACAATGGAAAATATCACGACAATTGGCCACAGCAGGTCTATATCATGGGTCAGGATTGTATAAATCGGCAATGGAGAGTTCGCAGTTCCTACCAACAAAGAAATTACCCGAGAGATCTGAACTTAGTAATGATGTCTTGGCATGTGTTGATATGGGGATGGCATACTATGAGAAACTGCATAGTATGCGCACAATTCGACCATGA